The Quercus robur chromosome 7, dhQueRobu3.1, whole genome shotgun sequence genome has a segment encoding these proteins:
- the LOC126691199 gene encoding uncharacterized protein LOC126691199, which translates to MEKKLELSEKARKDLEEKTASALTVIEKKEAEIKELKEEIRHVKEVAVEEYRCSESCLGELSDSFLQGFDDSLRQVKKAYPELDLSMVKLEDQAQTSALPVASENTEDLFGEGAAQGDGESVPSKDVQVAEQKED; encoded by the coding sequence atggagaagaagctggagctttctgagaaggcaaggaaggatctggaggagaagacggccTCTGCGCTGACGGTCATAGAGAAAAAGGAGGCAGAGATCAAAGAACTCAAGGAAGAGATCCGTCATGTGAAAGAGGTAGCCGTCGAGGAGTACCGATGCTCAGAGTCCTGCTTGGGCGAGCTGTCAGATTctttccttcaaggcttcgatgattctctccgtcaagtcaagaaggcctatccagagctggatttgtcaatggtcaaacttgaggaccaagcccagacttctgccctccccgtcgcctccgaaaatacggaggacctcTTTGGCGAAGGCGCTGCTCAAGGAGACGGAGAGTCCGtcccgtcgaaggatgtccaAGTTGCTGAACAAAAGGAAGATTAA